The following proteins come from a genomic window of Populus nigra chromosome 6, ddPopNigr1.1, whole genome shotgun sequence:
- the LOC133695985 gene encoding zinc finger CCCH domain-containing protein 37 isoform X2, whose translation MLLPPLNRLFLALNALLKVPLIATSETFPERPGEPDCPYFLKTQRCKYGLNCKFNHPKEKLSLGDSENSSVSALPERPSEPPCAFYMKTGKCKFGASCKFHHPKDIQIPLSGLGNDNGVQTDSVVKNEGITGDVSVIYSPVTPALHHNSKGLPIRLGEVDCPFYLKTGSCKYGATCRYNHPERTAINPPAAAIGHPIVAPSLANLNFGVFNPAASIYQTIDPRLSMLGVGPTFYPQRPGQTECDFYMKTGECKFGERCKFHHPIDRSAPTEKQIQQQTVKLTLAGLPRREGAVHCPYYMKTGACKYGATCKFDHPPPGEVMVAVATSLDAAVLGAEAGTSQAQ comes from the exons ATGCTCCTCCCGCCGTTGAATCGCTTGTTCCTGGCCTTAAACGCACTCCTGAAG gtTCCCCTCATTGCTACAAGTGAAACTTTTCCTGAGAGACCAGGAGAACCTGATTGTCCT TACTTTCTGAAAACTCAAAGGTGCAAGTATGGTTTGAACTGCAAGTTTAATCATCCCAAAGAAAAGTTGTCATTG GGTGATTCAGAGAACTCCAGTGTTTCTGCTTTGCCGGAGAGGCCTTCCGAGCCCCCATGTGCA TTCTACATGAAGACTGGGAAATGCAAATTCGGTGCAAGCTGCAAATTCCATCATCCAAAAGATATCCAGATACCCTTGTCAGGACTAGGGAATGATAATGGAGTGCAAACTGACTCTGTGGTTAAGAATGAGGGAATCACTGGAGATGTCAGTGTGATCTACTCTCCTGTTACCCCAGCCCTACATCACAACTCCAAAGGACTTCCAATAAGACTG GGTGAAGTGGATTGTCCCTTCTACCTGAAAACTGGCAG TTGTAAGTATGGTGCCACTTGCCGCTATAATCATCCTGAGAGGACCG CGATTAATCCACCTGCAGCTGCAATAGGCCATCCAATTGTAGCTCCTTCTTTGGCAAATCTGAACTTTGGAGTTTTCAATCCAGCTGCCTCTATATATCAAACTATTGACCCCAGATTGTCTAtg CTGGGAGTGGGACCAACCTTCTACCCTCAACGACCTGGACAGACAGAATGTGAT TTCTACATGAAGACTGGTGAGTGTAAGTTTGGGGAGAGATGTAAGTTTCATCACCCTATTGATCGTTCTGCACCAACAGAAAAGCAAATTCAACAGCAGACTGTGAAGCTCACACTTGCAGGATTGCCTAGAAGAGAG GGTGCGGTTCACTGTCCATACTATATGAAGACTGGTGCGTGCAAGTATGGTGCAACATGCAAATTTGACCACCCGCCTCCTGGAGAGGTCATGGTGGCCGTTGCCACATCTCTTGATGCAGCAGTCCTAGGAGCTGAGGCTGGAACTTCCCAAGCACAGTAG
- the LOC133695985 gene encoding zinc finger CCCH domain-containing protein 37 isoform X1: protein MYLKQSDTALRYSVDRGIASASAAATSPHFSSWTPPPGVDAPPAVESLVPGLKRTPEVLYHPTLLGAHSTIGQSEDWYSTNSLAKRVRFETTSHFPIYPQRPGEKDCAHYMLTRTCKFGDTCKFDHPVWVPEGGIPDWKEVPLIATSETFPERPGEPDCPYFLKTQRCKYGLNCKFNHPKEKLSLGDSENSSVSALPERPSEPPCAFYMKTGKCKFGASCKFHHPKDIQIPLSGLGNDNGVQTDSVVKNEGITGDVSVIYSPVTPALHHNSKGLPIRLGEVDCPFYLKTGSCKYGATCRYNHPERTAINPPAAAIGHPIVAPSLANLNFGVFNPAASIYQTIDPRLSMLGVGPTFYPQRPGQTECDFYMKTGECKFGERCKFHHPIDRSAPTEKQIQQQTVKLTLAGLPRREGAVHCPYYMKTGACKYGATCKFDHPPPGEVMVAVATSLDAAVLGAEAGTSQAQ, encoded by the exons ATGTATCTTAAACAGAGCGATACCGCACTCAGATACTCGGTCGACAGAGGCATTGCCTCAGCTTCTGCTGCTGCAACTTCTCCGCATTTTTCGTCTTGGACACCGCCGCCTGGTGTTGATGCTCCTCCCGCCGTTGAATCGCTTGTTCCTGGCCTTAAACGCACTCCTGAAG TGCTCTATCATCCGACTCTTTTGGGTGCCCATAGCACAATTGGGCAAAGTGAAGATTGGTATTCTACCAATTCTTTAGCCAAGCGTGTTAGATTCGAGACTACAAGTCATTTTCCTATATATCCACAGAGACCAGGGGAGAAGGATTGTGCCCACTATATGCTCACCCGAACCTGTAAATTTGGAGATACCTGCAAGTTTGACCATCCTGTTTGGGTTCCTGAGGGTGGAATCCCAGATTGGAAAGAG gtTCCCCTCATTGCTACAAGTGAAACTTTTCCTGAGAGACCAGGAGAACCTGATTGTCCT TACTTTCTGAAAACTCAAAGGTGCAAGTATGGTTTGAACTGCAAGTTTAATCATCCCAAAGAAAAGTTGTCATTG GGTGATTCAGAGAACTCCAGTGTTTCTGCTTTGCCGGAGAGGCCTTCCGAGCCCCCATGTGCA TTCTACATGAAGACTGGGAAATGCAAATTCGGTGCAAGCTGCAAATTCCATCATCCAAAAGATATCCAGATACCCTTGTCAGGACTAGGGAATGATAATGGAGTGCAAACTGACTCTGTGGTTAAGAATGAGGGAATCACTGGAGATGTCAGTGTGATCTACTCTCCTGTTACCCCAGCCCTACATCACAACTCCAAAGGACTTCCAATAAGACTG GGTGAAGTGGATTGTCCCTTCTACCTGAAAACTGGCAG TTGTAAGTATGGTGCCACTTGCCGCTATAATCATCCTGAGAGGACCG CGATTAATCCACCTGCAGCTGCAATAGGCCATCCAATTGTAGCTCCTTCTTTGGCAAATCTGAACTTTGGAGTTTTCAATCCAGCTGCCTCTATATATCAAACTATTGACCCCAGATTGTCTAtg CTGGGAGTGGGACCAACCTTCTACCCTCAACGACCTGGACAGACAGAATGTGAT TTCTACATGAAGACTGGTGAGTGTAAGTTTGGGGAGAGATGTAAGTTTCATCACCCTATTGATCGTTCTGCACCAACAGAAAAGCAAATTCAACAGCAGACTGTGAAGCTCACACTTGCAGGATTGCCTAGAAGAGAG GGTGCGGTTCACTGTCCATACTATATGAAGACTGGTGCGTGCAAGTATGGTGCAACATGCAAATTTGACCACCCGCCTCCTGGAGAGGTCATGGTGGCCGTTGCCACATCTCTTGATGCAGCAGTCCTAGGAGCTGAGGCTGGAACTTCCCAAGCACAGTAG